One Micromonospora eburnea genomic region harbors:
- a CDS encoding alpha/beta fold hydrolase, protein MTDQRSGPVDESCVLPDGPWTHRFVGANGSRFHVVEAGAGPMVLFLHGFPEYWLAWQELLPAVADAGFRAVAMDLRGYGASDKPPRGYDGYTLAADVAGLIRALGERSATLVGSGAGGLIAWTAASFHPSLVRRLVVLGAPHPLRLRAAIFADPRGQFAASTPTLKFQLPRYEHVLTRDDAAEVEAILRRWGGPRWVNGPDFAAYARSCREAMQIPQAAFCAMEGYRWAFRSVLRLHGYRFVKLMQRPLVTPTLQLHGALDRSSLPRTAQGSGRYVTAPYEWRLLDGVGHFPHVEAPDVVLGEILRWAKS, encoded by the coding sequence ATGACCGACCAGCGAAGCGGACCCGTCGACGAGTCCTGCGTCCTCCCCGACGGGCCGTGGACGCACCGGTTCGTCGGCGCCAACGGGAGCCGCTTCCACGTCGTCGAGGCCGGTGCCGGCCCGATGGTGCTCTTCCTCCACGGCTTTCCCGAATACTGGCTGGCCTGGCAGGAGCTGCTGCCGGCGGTCGCCGACGCGGGGTTCCGGGCGGTCGCCATGGACCTGCGCGGGTACGGCGCGAGCGACAAGCCACCCCGGGGATACGACGGCTACACACTCGCCGCCGACGTGGCCGGGCTGATCCGGGCGCTCGGCGAACGGTCGGCGACCCTGGTCGGCTCCGGGGCCGGCGGCCTCATCGCCTGGACCGCCGCCTCGTTCCACCCCAGCCTGGTCCGGCGGCTGGTGGTGCTCGGAGCGCCGCACCCGCTCCGGCTGCGGGCCGCCATCTTCGCCGACCCGCGCGGCCAGTTCGCCGCCTCCACCCCGACCCTGAAGTTCCAGCTTCCCCGGTACGAGCACGTGCTGACCCGGGACGACGCCGCCGAGGTGGAGGCGATCCTGCGCCGCTGGGGCGGGCCGCGCTGGGTGAACGGCCCCGACTTCGCGGCGTACGCCCGGAGTTGCCGGGAGGCGATGCAGATCCCGCAGGCGGCCTTCTGCGCCATGGAGGGCTACCGGTGGGCGTTCCGGTCGGTGCTGCGGCTGCACGGCTACCGGTTCGTCAAGCTGATGCAGCGGCCGCTGGTCACGCCGACCCTCCAACTGCACGGCGCGCTCGACCGGTCGTCCCTGCCGCGTACCGCCCAGGGCTCGGGCCGCTACGTGACCGCCCCGTACGAGTGGCGGCTGCTCGACGGGGTCGGGCACTTCCCGCACGTGGAGGCCCCGGACGTGGTGCTCGGGGAGATCCTGCGCTGGGCGAAGTCCTGA
- a CDS encoding immune inhibitor A domain-containing protein: MGLLGLSLTATGLVAGTAASAAPAAKVPAAAPSVAEPARADHDLPNPLEEKRRALRQEGLSEVLSGRAKAEKINGSTVVKVGEKAAKGPKAGKNAKSTKAGKGPTQDQYVELSREKTDQIFVILAEFGNERHPSYPDQDTDPNTEGPTRFDGPLRNEIPQPDRAVDNSTVWQPDYNADHYRQLYFGTDPGGESLKQYYEAQSSGRYSVDGEVTNWVKVRYNEARYGRSNGYPCASNVCTNTWALVRDAANQWVADQKAQGRSTAEIAADVRAMDQWDRYDHDGDGDFNEPDGYIDHFQIVHSGGDQADGDPHQGEDAIWSHRWYAYASDIGNTGPADNPLGGTEIGDTGVWIGDYTIQPENGGRSVFYHEYGHDLGLPDDYNINNGGDNNNEHWTLMAQSRLGDKNDGGIGERGGDLGAWNKLQLGWLDYEVVVAGQKRTLELGPQEYNSTKAQAAVVVLPQREYTFQNGKPYEGTKQFFSGNADDLNNTMTRTIDLTGKSSAALTMKGRYTIEEDYDYLFFEASTDGGQTWSTLPGTANGTALKEISAGRFALDGSSDGQWVDVDIPLSSLAGKVVQFRLRYQTDGGLSAGGFYGDAITVTADGQTLLSDGAEAGASGWTLGGWSIVEETYQRKFDNYYIAGNRSYVSYDKYLKTGPYYFGYLNTRPDYVDHYAYQEGLLISYWNLRWADNDTFDHPGEGRNLIIDAHPQPIYNLTGNPWRARVQVYDAPFSLNKADSVTLHINGQAQYIRGQDAQPVFNDTKQYWYPELPNHGVKLPAVGVKITVQQQKGTSMKVKFS; encoded by the coding sequence GTGGGTCTGCTCGGGCTTTCGCTGACCGCGACGGGACTGGTGGCGGGCACGGCCGCCAGCGCCGCGCCGGCCGCGAAGGTGCCGGCCGCCGCCCCGTCGGTGGCCGAGCCCGCCCGAGCCGACCACGACCTTCCCAACCCGCTGGAGGAGAAGCGCCGGGCCCTGCGCCAGGAGGGCCTGAGCGAGGTCCTCTCCGGCCGGGCGAAGGCCGAGAAGATCAACGGCAGCACGGTCGTCAAGGTCGGCGAGAAGGCCGCCAAGGGGCCCAAGGCGGGTAAGAACGCCAAGAGCACCAAGGCCGGCAAGGGCCCGACCCAGGACCAGTACGTCGAGCTGTCGCGCGAGAAGACCGACCAGATCTTCGTGATCCTCGCCGAGTTCGGCAACGAGCGGCACCCGAGCTACCCGGACCAGGACACCGACCCGAACACCGAGGGCCCGACCCGGTTCGACGGGCCGCTGCGCAACGAGATCCCCCAGCCCGACCGCGCGGTGGACAACTCCACCGTCTGGCAGCCGGACTACAACGCCGACCACTACCGCCAGCTCTACTTCGGCACCGACCCGGGCGGCGAGTCGCTGAAGCAGTACTACGAGGCCCAGTCCTCGGGTCGCTACAGCGTGGACGGCGAGGTCACCAACTGGGTCAAGGTGCGGTACAACGAGGCGCGCTACGGCCGCTCCAACGGCTACCCGTGCGCCTCGAACGTCTGCACCAACACCTGGGCGCTGGTCCGCGACGCCGCCAACCAGTGGGTCGCCGACCAGAAGGCGCAGGGCCGGTCGACCGCGGAGATCGCCGCCGACGTGCGGGCGATGGACCAGTGGGACCGGTACGACCACGACGGCGACGGCGACTTCAACGAGCCGGACGGGTACATCGACCACTTCCAGATCGTCCACTCCGGCGGCGACCAGGCCGACGGTGACCCGCACCAGGGCGAGGACGCCATCTGGAGCCACCGCTGGTACGCGTACGCCTCGGACATCGGCAACACCGGCCCGGCCGACAACCCGCTGGGCGGCACCGAGATCGGCGACACCGGCGTCTGGATCGGCGACTACACCATCCAGCCCGAGAACGGTGGCCGCAGCGTCTTCTACCACGAGTACGGCCACGACCTCGGCCTGCCGGACGACTACAACATCAACAACGGCGGGGACAACAACAACGAGCACTGGACCCTGATGGCCCAGAGCCGCCTCGGCGACAAGAACGACGGCGGCATCGGCGAGCGCGGTGGCGACCTCGGCGCCTGGAACAAGCTCCAACTCGGCTGGCTCGACTACGAGGTCGTGGTGGCCGGCCAGAAGCGCACCCTGGAACTGGGCCCGCAGGAATACAACTCCACCAAGGCGCAGGCCGCGGTGGTGGTGCTCCCGCAGCGCGAGTACACCTTCCAGAACGGCAAGCCGTACGAGGGCACCAAGCAGTTCTTCTCGGGCAACGCCGACGACCTGAACAACACGATGACCCGGACCATCGACCTCACCGGGAAGAGCAGCGCCGCGCTCACCATGAAGGGTCGCTACACCATCGAAGAGGACTACGACTACCTCTTCTTCGAGGCGTCCACCGACGGTGGCCAGACCTGGTCGACCCTGCCGGGCACGGCCAACGGCACCGCCCTCAAGGAGATCTCGGCCGGACGCTTCGCCCTGGACGGCTCCAGCGACGGGCAGTGGGTCGACGTCGACATCCCGCTGAGCTCCCTCGCCGGCAAGGTCGTGCAGTTCCGGCTGCGCTACCAGACCGACGGTGGCCTCTCCGCCGGTGGCTTCTACGGTGACGCGATCACCGTGACCGCCGACGGGCAGACGCTGCTCAGCGACGGTGCCGAGGCGGGCGCCAGCGGCTGGACCCTCGGCGGTTGGAGCATCGTCGAGGAGACCTACCAGCGGAAGTTCGACAACTACTACATCGCCGGCAACCGGTCGTACGTCTCGTACGACAAGTACCTGAAGACCGGCCCGTACTACTTCGGCTACCTGAACACCCGCCCGGACTACGTGGACCACTACGCGTACCAGGAAGGGCTGCTCATCTCCTACTGGAACCTCCGGTGGGCCGACAACGACACGTTCGACCACCCGGGTGAGGGTCGTAACCTGATCATCGACGCGCACCCGCAGCCGATCTACAACCTGACCGGCAACCCGTGGCGGGCCCGCGTCCAGGTCTACGACGCCCCGTTCAGCCTGAACAAGGCCGACTCGGTCACCCTGCACATCAACGGCCAGGCCCAGTACATCCGGGGCCAGGACGCGCAGCCGGTGTTCAACGACACCAAGCAGTACTGGTACCCGGAGCTACCGAACCACGGCGTCAAGCTCCCGGCCGTCGGCGTCAAGATCACGGTTCAGCAGCAGAAGGGCACCTCGATGAAGGTGAAGTTCTCCTGA
- a CDS encoding immune inhibitor A domain-containing protein produces MRRRVTAGLAATAAALLAAGVVTAPASAAPAAEPAPGVDNAKLGKKDSLPDPKADQHREVRKQAIADLLKGKAKLQTRNGSKVIQMKDDLFVEYQQAPKVDPIFTMLVNFGDKTDPRTGGTPGPVVNQIPEPDRNWDGSATDDNSTTWRPDFHREHYTDMFYGPNESMRDFYLKQSGGRYTVGGDVSDWITVPYNEARYGSNEISDADGSWNFIKDSATSWYDAQIKAGKTPQQIKDYLAQFDVWDRYDYDGDGDFNEPDGYIDHFQAVHAGEGEEAGGGAQGEDAIWSHRWAAFPNLEGKAGPAGNLAGGVQIGDTGFWIRDYTTEPENGGLGVFAHEYGHDLGLPDLYDTVGGDNGVGFWSLMASGSWLGHGVDDIGSTPGYMDPWSKLYLGWLNHSVVEEKSGATKVTLGPAGDSDGPKAQAVVVNLPSQTQTTNYNTPFGGSYEWWGGSADDLNSTLTRTLDLTGATSASITAKAQWDIEEDYDFLYAEVSTDGGATWHSLSNSLIDAGETGVDGSTSGAWVDLTYDLSAYAGQTVTFRYRYATDGGVHLAGPFLDNIALTKNGAVTWTDDAETLAAEWTAKGWTRITGSVTATYPRFYIAENRTYFGYDDTLRTGGYNFGWLNTRPNFVERFSNHPGMLVWYVNYAYGDNNTSQHPGYGLNLPVDVRSQKINVPGQGTITNRRGGYDATFSLYAKPAQTFHKNGVAVTVPALAPQPVFDDSGIGTYWNSGNAWNSVKVAGTGTRIQILEQGTTPTSDMVVKITN; encoded by the coding sequence TTGAGGAGACGAGTCACAGCGGGCCTGGCCGCGACGGCGGCCGCCCTGCTGGCAGCCGGTGTCGTCACGGCGCCGGCGTCCGCCGCCCCGGCGGCCGAGCCCGCCCCCGGCGTTGACAACGCGAAGCTCGGCAAGAAGGACAGCCTCCCGGACCCGAAGGCGGATCAGCACCGGGAGGTCCGCAAGCAGGCCATCGCCGACCTGTTGAAGGGCAAGGCGAAGCTTCAGACGCGCAACGGCTCCAAGGTCATCCAGATGAAGGACGACCTGTTCGTCGAGTACCAGCAGGCACCGAAGGTCGACCCGATCTTCACGATGCTGGTCAACTTCGGCGACAAGACCGACCCGCGTACCGGCGGCACACCCGGCCCGGTGGTCAACCAGATCCCCGAGCCGGACCGCAACTGGGACGGCAGCGCGACGGACGACAACAGCACCACGTGGCGCCCCGACTTCCACCGCGAGCACTACACGGACATGTTCTACGGTCCGAACGAGTCGATGCGGGACTTCTACCTGAAGCAGTCCGGTGGTCGGTACACGGTCGGCGGCGACGTCAGCGACTGGATCACCGTGCCGTACAACGAGGCCCGGTACGGCAGCAACGAGATCTCCGACGCCGACGGCTCCTGGAACTTCATCAAGGACAGCGCCACGTCCTGGTATGACGCCCAGATCAAGGCCGGCAAGACGCCGCAGCAGATCAAGGACTACCTGGCCCAGTTCGACGTCTGGGACCGGTACGACTACGACGGCGACGGCGACTTCAACGAGCCCGACGGCTACATCGACCACTTCCAGGCGGTGCACGCCGGTGAGGGCGAGGAGGCCGGCGGCGGCGCCCAGGGCGAGGACGCCATCTGGTCGCACCGCTGGGCCGCGTTCCCGAACCTTGAGGGCAAGGCCGGCCCGGCCGGCAATCTCGCGGGCGGCGTGCAGATCGGCGACACCGGGTTCTGGATCCGTGACTACACCACGGAGCCGGAGAACGGCGGCCTGGGCGTCTTCGCCCACGAGTACGGTCACGACCTCGGTCTGCCGGACCTGTACGACACCGTCGGTGGCGACAACGGCGTCGGCTTCTGGAGCCTGATGGCTTCGGGCTCGTGGCTCGGCCACGGCGTCGACGACATCGGCTCGACCCCGGGCTACATGGACCCGTGGTCGAAGCTCTACCTCGGCTGGCTGAACCACTCGGTGGTCGAGGAGAAGAGCGGCGCCACCAAGGTGACGCTCGGGCCGGCGGGCGACAGCGACGGGCCGAAGGCTCAGGCGGTCGTGGTGAACCTGCCCTCGCAGACCCAGACCACGAACTACAACACGCCGTTCGGCGGGTCGTACGAGTGGTGGGGCGGCAGCGCGGACGACCTGAACTCCACGCTGACCCGCACCCTGGACCTGACCGGCGCGACCTCCGCGTCGATCACCGCGAAGGCACAGTGGGACATCGAGGAGGACTACGACTTCCTCTACGCCGAGGTGTCCACCGACGGTGGCGCCACCTGGCACTCGCTGAGCAACTCGCTCATCGACGCCGGCGAGACCGGTGTCGACGGCTCCACCAGCGGCGCGTGGGTCGACCTGACCTACGACCTGTCGGCGTACGCCGGGCAGACCGTGACGTTCCGCTACCGCTACGCAACCGACGGCGGCGTGCACCTGGCGGGCCCGTTCCTGGACAACATCGCGCTGACCAAGAACGGCGCCGTCACCTGGACCGATGACGCGGAGACCCTGGCCGCGGAGTGGACCGCCAAGGGCTGGACCCGGATCACCGGCTCGGTGACCGCCACCTACCCCCGCTTCTACATCGCCGAGAACCGGACCTACTTCGGTTACGACGACACGCTGCGGACCGGTGGGTACAACTTCGGCTGGCTCAACACCCGGCCGAACTTCGTGGAGCGGTTCTCGAACCACCCCGGCATGCTGGTGTGGTACGTCAACTACGCGTACGGCGACAACAACACGTCGCAGCACCCGGGCTACGGTCTCAACCTGCCGGTCGACGTCCGGTCGCAGAAGATCAACGTCCCCGGCCAGGGCACCATCACCAACCGGCGGGGCGGCTACGACGCGACGTTCAGCCTGTACGCCAAGCCGGCCCAGACCTTCCACAAGAACGGTGTGGCGGTCACCGTCCCGGCGCTCGCCCCGCAGCCGGTCTTCGACGACAGCGGTATCGGGACGTACTGGAACTCGGGCAACGCGTGGAACTCGGTGAAGGTTGCCGGCACCGGCACCCGGATCCAGATCCTGGAGCAGGGCACCACCCCGACCAGCGACATGGTCGTCAAGATCACCAACTGA
- a CDS encoding immune inhibitor A domain-containing protein — MHTLPQSGSRRRLLVALPAIALAAASLTVTGSAAAQTSGPAPATIGADEYYINYAEPEVQPDTAGKEVKGKDGIFTSPGDEARAYDRKFAGGNPVTARELAKLEAKAIKTGQSPRKIKQAKSTQTAKLLTLLVEFNDEANDDFTNVMVPNTVFDDRTCVPGTVQNGPTHNNIADPATLSHKDNNSMWVPDFSSEHYNKMLYTKEGITERVRTDLTGPDGKPGVSLAGRTMHNMYLEMSKGAYTVDGQASPWIKLPHSEAWYGANRCTKDDKGNWVPGREQSMNGHPDNPLGAARLATDAIDALAKMDPNFPWADYDIEDQADRDGDGNYNEPDGVIDHLVLVHAGKGKSSGGGDQGVYAIWAHSSSVAGGYTIPGTNLKVSNYIVQPEDAGVGVFAHEFGHDLGLPDLYDTSGNADSDVDFWDLMASGSHSGEIFQALPTHMGIWDKWVLGWADPLTFKPGSNGHAVQLGQTSRTPVGTEDGIKIDLPDKVVKLAEPHSGANMWYSGADQHWADVKLSREVSVPAAADAKFWMWNNYIIEEDWDFGFVEVSTDGGATWAEQKVYDESGKLVTTNDGYGDPNGRMADYGGKKYGLSGDTEGWRHDYIDLSAYAGKTVQVRLRLATDAAFEERGWFADDFSVTGGGATTWSDDVEGGANGWTQTGGTWTDTTGAGWHNDPGTQVKAQYYLAEWRNFDGFDNGLKYTYDTTYSHDAWKVEKVAYNAPGMLVWYRDTMLGNVNHVTGQMTALPSYGAKGGLLIVDSHFDPLRRTGVAASKDPSTLKNLPSRPQSSNAAFSLNPTYPFRECLEAAGEPYSEYCTNYGSQAPVPAFTDAKGWYPGIEIRDGAAYARDNDASVVLPSKENAPYTTRVVNPDGTPAAEYYGATLSGGAIVLGTGNPGDAGVAYGVSITIKRAAKDNSYATVFVTPARR, encoded by the coding sequence ATGCACACACTTCCGCAATCCGGGTCACGCAGACGCCTACTCGTCGCGCTGCCCGCCATCGCCCTCGCGGCCGCGTCACTGACCGTGACCGGTAGCGCGGCCGCCCAGACGTCCGGTCCGGCACCGGCCACGATCGGGGCGGACGAGTACTACATCAACTACGCCGAGCCCGAGGTGCAACCGGACACCGCGGGCAAGGAGGTCAAGGGCAAGGACGGCATCTTCACCTCGCCCGGCGACGAGGCCCGGGCCTACGACCGCAAGTTCGCCGGCGGCAACCCGGTGACCGCGCGGGAGTTGGCCAAGCTCGAGGCCAAGGCGATCAAGACCGGCCAGAGCCCGCGTAAGATCAAGCAGGCCAAGAGCACCCAGACGGCCAAGCTGCTCACGCTGCTGGTGGAGTTCAACGACGAGGCCAATGACGACTTCACCAACGTCATGGTCCCCAACACGGTCTTCGACGACCGGACCTGTGTGCCCGGCACCGTCCAGAACGGGCCGACGCACAACAACATCGCCGACCCGGCGACGCTGTCCCACAAGGACAACAACTCGATGTGGGTGCCGGACTTCTCGTCCGAGCACTACAACAAGATGCTCTACACCAAGGAGGGCATCACCGAGCGGGTCCGGACGGACCTGACCGGGCCGGACGGCAAGCCGGGTGTCAGCCTGGCCGGCCGGACCATGCACAACATGTACCTGGAGATGTCCAAGGGCGCGTACACGGTCGACGGGCAGGCCAGCCCGTGGATCAAGCTGCCGCACTCGGAGGCCTGGTACGGCGCCAACCGCTGCACCAAGGACGACAAGGGCAACTGGGTCCCCGGGCGTGAGCAGTCGATGAACGGCCACCCGGACAACCCGCTGGGTGCGGCGCGGCTCGCCACCGACGCGATCGACGCGCTGGCCAAGATGGACCCGAACTTCCCCTGGGCCGACTACGACATCGAGGACCAGGCGGACCGGGACGGGGACGGCAACTACAACGAGCCGGACGGCGTCATCGACCACCTGGTGCTGGTGCACGCCGGCAAGGGCAAGTCCAGCGGCGGCGGTGACCAGGGCGTCTACGCCATCTGGGCGCACTCCTCGTCGGTCGCGGGTGGTTACACCATCCCCGGCACCAACCTGAAGGTGTCCAACTACATCGTGCAGCCGGAGGACGCCGGCGTCGGCGTGTTCGCCCACGAGTTCGGGCACGACCTCGGCCTGCCGGACCTCTACGACACCTCGGGCAACGCCGACTCGGACGTCGACTTCTGGGACCTGATGGCCTCGGGCTCGCACTCCGGTGAGATCTTCCAGGCCCTGCCCACCCACATGGGCATCTGGGACAAGTGGGTACTCGGCTGGGCCGACCCGCTGACCTTCAAGCCGGGTAGCAACGGGCACGCGGTGCAGCTCGGCCAGACCTCCCGTACGCCGGTCGGCACCGAGGACGGCATCAAGATCGATCTGCCGGACAAGGTTGTCAAGCTGGCGGAACCGCACAGCGGCGCGAACATGTGGTACAGCGGCGCCGACCAGCACTGGGCCGACGTCAAGCTCAGCCGCGAGGTGAGCGTCCCGGCGGCCGCCGACGCCAAGTTCTGGATGTGGAACAACTACATCATCGAGGAGGACTGGGACTTCGGCTTCGTCGAGGTCTCCACCGACGGCGGTGCGACCTGGGCCGAGCAGAAGGTGTACGACGAGTCCGGCAAGCTGGTCACCACCAACGACGGCTACGGCGACCCGAACGGGCGGATGGCCGACTACGGAGGCAAGAAGTACGGCCTCAGCGGTGACACGGAGGGCTGGCGCCACGACTACATCGACCTGTCGGCGTACGCCGGCAAGACGGTGCAGGTGCGGCTGCGCCTCGCCACGGACGCGGCGTTCGAGGAGCGCGGCTGGTTCGCCGACGACTTCTCGGTCACCGGCGGCGGGGCCACCACCTGGAGCGACGACGTCGAGGGTGGCGCGAACGGCTGGACCCAGACCGGCGGCACCTGGACCGACACCACCGGCGCGGGCTGGCACAACGACCCGGGCACCCAGGTCAAGGCGCAGTACTACCTGGCCGAGTGGCGCAACTTCGACGGCTTCGACAACGGCCTGAAGTACACCTACGACACGACCTACTCGCACGACGCGTGGAAGGTCGAGAAGGTCGCCTACAACGCCCCGGGCATGCTGGTCTGGTACCGGGACACCATGCTGGGCAACGTCAACCACGTCACCGGCCAGATGACCGCGCTGCCGAGCTACGGCGCCAAGGGCGGCCTGCTCATCGTCGACTCGCACTTCGACCCGCTGCGCCGCACGGGCGTGGCGGCCAGCAAGGACCCGTCGACGCTGAAGAACCTGCCCAGCCGTCCGCAGTCGTCCAACGCGGCCTTCTCGCTGAACCCGACGTACCCCTTCCGGGAGTGCCTGGAGGCGGCGGGCGAGCCGTACAGCGAGTACTGCACCAACTACGGTTCCCAGGCTCCGGTGCCGGCCTTCACCGACGCCAAGGGCTGGTACCCGGGCATCGAGATCCGCGACGGCGCGGCGTACGCCCGGGACAACGACGCCTCGGTGGTGCTTCCGTCGAAGGAGAACGCGCCGTACACCACCCGCGTGGTGAACCCCGACGGCACCCCGGCGGCGGAGTACTACGGGGCGACCCTGAGCGGTGGGGCCATCGTCCTCGGCACCGGTAACCCGGGTGACGCGGGCGTCGCCTACGGCGTCTCGATCACCATCAAGCGGGCCGCCAAGGACAACTCCTACGCCACGGTCTTCGTGACCCCGGCAAGGCGGTGA
- the acs gene encoding acetate--CoA ligase: MSEALANLLNETRQFPPPAELAANANVKADAYAEAERDRLGFWERQADRLTWAKKWDQVLDWSKAPFAKWFVGGQLNVAYNCLDRHVEAGRGDKVAIHWEGEPGDTRTLTYADLHKLTCQAANALTELGVVAGDRVAIYLPMIPEAAVAMLACARIGATHSVVFGGFSADALTNRIQDATAKVVITADGGFRRGKPSALKPTVDEAVAKCPSVEHVLVVRRTGEEVAWSAKDRWWHETVETASPAHTAQPFDAEHPLFILYTSGTTARPKGILHTTGGYLTQTSYTTHAVFDLKPETDVYWCTADIGWVTGHSYIVYGPLSNGATQVMYEGTPDTPHKGRFWEVVDKYKVTILYTAPTLIRTMMKWGEDIPAGYDLSSLRLLGSVGEPINPEAWIWYRQHVGRGELPVVDTWWQTETGSIMVSPLPGVTEAKPGSAMAPLPGIVADVVDDQGQSVPNGGGGYLVLQEPWPSMLRTIWGDDNRFIETYWSRFGAGAAGGEGEWVYFAGDGAKKDDDGHIWLLGRVDDVMLVSGHNISTTEVESALVSHPSVAEAAVVGATDPTTGQAIVAFAIPRGNAETSGAAGEQLITDLRNHVAKTLGPIAKPRQIMLVPELPKTRSGKIMRRLLRDVAEHRSLGDVTTLQDSSVMELISAGMGGGKSDED, encoded by the coding sequence ATGAGCGAGGCATTGGCCAACTTGCTGAACGAGACGCGCCAGTTCCCGCCGCCGGCCGAACTCGCCGCGAACGCCAACGTCAAGGCCGACGCGTACGCCGAGGCGGAGCGCGACCGGCTGGGCTTCTGGGAGCGCCAGGCCGACCGGCTGACCTGGGCGAAGAAGTGGGACCAGGTGCTCGACTGGTCGAAGGCCCCGTTCGCCAAGTGGTTCGTGGGCGGGCAGCTCAACGTGGCGTACAACTGCCTGGACCGGCACGTGGAGGCCGGCCGGGGCGACAAGGTGGCGATCCACTGGGAGGGCGAGCCGGGTGACACCCGCACCCTCACCTACGCCGACCTGCACAAGCTCACCTGCCAGGCGGCGAACGCGCTGACCGAGCTGGGCGTGGTCGCCGGCGACCGGGTGGCGATCTACCTGCCGATGATCCCCGAGGCGGCGGTGGCGATGCTGGCCTGCGCGCGGATCGGCGCCACGCACAGCGTGGTCTTCGGGGGCTTCTCCGCGGACGCGCTGACCAACCGGATCCAGGACGCCACGGCCAAGGTGGTGATCACCGCCGACGGCGGTTTCCGTCGGGGCAAGCCGTCGGCGCTCAAGCCGACCGTCGACGAGGCGGTGGCGAAGTGCCCGTCGGTGGAGCACGTGCTGGTGGTGCGCCGGACCGGCGAGGAGGTCGCCTGGTCGGCGAAGGACCGCTGGTGGCACGAGACGGTGGAGACCGCCTCTCCGGCGCACACCGCGCAGCCGTTCGACGCCGAGCACCCGCTGTTCATCCTCTACACCAGCGGCACCACCGCCCGCCCGAAGGGCATCCTGCACACCACCGGCGGCTACCTGACGCAGACGTCGTACACCACGCACGCCGTCTTCGACCTCAAGCCGGAGACCGACGTCTACTGGTGCACCGCCGACATCGGCTGGGTCACCGGCCACTCGTACATCGTCTACGGCCCGCTCTCCAACGGTGCCACCCAGGTGATGTACGAGGGCACGCCGGACACCCCGCACAAGGGCCGGTTCTGGGAGGTCGTCGACAAGTACAAGGTCACCATCCTGTACACCGCGCCGACCCTGATCCGCACCATGATGAAGTGGGGTGAGGACATTCCGGCCGGGTACGACCTGTCCTCGCTGCGGCTGCTCGGCAGCGTCGGCGAGCCGATCAACCCGGAGGCGTGGATCTGGTACCGCCAACACGTCGGCCGGGGCGAGCTGCCGGTCGTGGACACCTGGTGGCAGACGGAGACCGGCTCGATCATGGTCTCGCCGCTGCCGGGGGTCACCGAGGCCAAGCCGGGTTCGGCGATGGCCCCGCTGCCGGGCATCGTCGCCGACGTGGTGGACGACCAGGGCCAGTCGGTGCCGAACGGCGGCGGCGGCTACCTGGTGCTCCAGGAGCCGTGGCCGTCGATGCTGCGCACCATCTGGGGCGACGACAACCGGTTCATCGAGACGTACTGGTCGCGGTTCGGTGCGGGTGCCGCCGGCGGGGAGGGCGAGTGGGTCTACTTCGCCGGTGACGGCGCGAAGAAGGACGACGACGGGCACATCTGGCTGCTCGGCCGGGTCGACGACGTGATGCTGGTGTCCGGGCACAACATCTCCACCACCGAGGTGGAGTCCGCCCTGGTCAGCCACCCGTCGGTGGCCGAGGCGGCGGTGGTCGGCGCGACCGACCCGACCACCGGCCAGGCGATCGTGGCGTTCGCCATCCCGCGGGGCAACGCGGAGACCTCCGGCGCGGCCGGTGAGCAGCTCATCACCGACCTGCGCAACCACGTGGCGAAGACGCTCGGCCCGATCGCCAAGCCGCGGCAGATCATGCTGGTCCCCGAGCTGCCGAAGACCCGCTCCGGCAAGATCATGCGCCGGCTGCTGCGGGACGTCGCGGAGCACCGCTCGCTCGGCGACGTCACCACCCTGCAGGACTCCTCGGTGATGGAGCTGATCTCCGCCGGCATGGGCGGCGGCAAGTCCGACGAGGACTGA